From Amycolatopsis sp. YIM 10, the proteins below share one genomic window:
- a CDS encoding antitoxin: MGINFDELKNKAKNALDKNSDKIEQGLDKASGVAKSKFGKHSDKIDNATGKAKGFLHKNQGGGEQPPGQTPPPPPAQ; this comes from the coding sequence ATGGGCATTAACTTCGACGAGTTGAAGAACAAGGCGAAGAACGCGCTGGACAAGAACAGCGACAAGATCGAGCAGGGCCTGGACAAGGCCAGCGGGGTGGCGAAGTCGAAGTTCGGCAAGCACTCCGACAAGATCGACAACGCCACCGGCAAGGCGAAGGGCTTCCTGCACAAGAACCAGGGCGGCGGTGAGCAGCCGCCGGGGCAGACCCCGCCACCCCCGCCCGCGCAGTGA
- a CDS encoding prephenate dehydrogenase, with translation MSPVRDVCVIGLGLIGGSVLRAAAAAKRTAWGATTSESDAAAARAQGYDAGTDVAAALRRAAEADALVVLAVPLTVIDETLHLLAEHAPNALLTDVTSVKGPVLRAVRRWAPEVRYVGGHPMAGTSRSGWDAGDAELFRDAAWVVEIEDDTDLTLWAEVAEFAVSLGAHVVPLSATAHDEAVARISHLPHLLAAVLAAVGAEGGPVAMSLAAGSFRDGTRVAGSRPELVRAMTEGNREALLSVLDDALGRLGAARGSLASTGGLAKTIQAGHQGSVAFTEYREQDRVGVQLSLSAPDAREALRALGERGGRITGISGDQATAESS, from the coding sequence ATGTCCCCCGTGCGAGACGTCTGCGTGATCGGGCTCGGGTTGATCGGCGGTTCGGTGCTGCGTGCCGCCGCCGCGGCGAAGAGGACGGCGTGGGGTGCCACCACGTCCGAATCGGACGCCGCGGCGGCCAGAGCGCAGGGCTACGACGCGGGAACCGACGTGGCCGCGGCGCTGCGCCGGGCCGCCGAAGCGGACGCGCTGGTGGTGCTGGCCGTGCCGCTGACCGTCATCGACGAGACCCTGCACCTGCTGGCCGAGCACGCGCCGAACGCGCTGCTCACCGACGTGACCAGTGTGAAGGGCCCGGTGCTTCGCGCGGTCCGGCGATGGGCGCCCGAGGTGCGGTACGTCGGCGGGCACCCGATGGCGGGTACTTCACGGTCCGGTTGGGACGCCGGCGACGCGGAGTTGTTCCGCGACGCCGCCTGGGTGGTCGAAATCGAGGACGACACCGACCTGACGCTGTGGGCCGAGGTCGCCGAGTTCGCCGTTTCGCTGGGTGCGCACGTGGTGCCGCTCTCGGCGACCGCGCACGACGAGGCCGTGGCGCGGATCTCCCACCTGCCGCACCTGCTCGCCGCGGTGCTGGCCGCGGTCGGCGCGGAGGGCGGTCCGGTGGCGATGTCGCTGGCCGCCGGCTCGTTCCGGGACGGCACGCGCGTGGCGGGCAGCCGCCCCGAACTGGTGCGGGCGATGACGGAGGGCAACCGGGAGGCGCTGCTCTCGGTGCTCGACGACGCGCTGGGCAGGCTCGGCGCGGCCCGCGGCTCACTGGCCTCGACCGGCGGGCTGGCCAAGACCATCCAGGCCGGTCACCAGGGTTCGGTGGCCTTCACCGAGTATCGCGAGCAGGACCGCGTCGGCGTCCAGCTGAGCCTTTCGGCGCCGGACGCCAGGGAGGCCCTGCGCGCGCTGGGGGAACGGGGCGGCCGGATCACCGGTATCTCCGGCGACCAGGCCACCGCCGAATCAAGCTAG
- a CDS encoding M20 family metallopeptidase, whose product MSTSGPTDLPPLPGARFTGLLAAAKALQPKTVDLRRTLHRHPEQGLHLPKTQAAIERALDGLPLEITRGKSTTALTAVLRGARPGPSVLLRGDMDALPLTEDTGLEYASEVEGTMHACGHDTHVAMLASAAHLLADRREDLAGSVVFMFQPGEEGYHGARHMIHEGVLDAAGEQVSAAFALHTYANAESGRILTRHGPILASADSFLVRVTGKGGHGSAPYQALDPVPAAAAMVGALQTMITRRISVFDPAVLSVTRISAGTTTNIIPETAELEGTIRTLSERTRALVRAELPKVCESIGAAHGCRVMVDIEPGYPVTANDPGQADLVTSLAEEVLGVQYAQPMPEPVMGAEDFSYVLQRVPGAFAFIGACPPETSLDDVAPNHSNRVQYHEDAMVNGVAMHAAFALAHLGG is encoded by the coding sequence ATGAGCACTTCCGGTCCCACCGATCTGCCGCCACTGCCGGGTGCCCGGTTCACCGGGCTGCTGGCCGCGGCCAAGGCGTTGCAGCCGAAAACCGTCGACCTGCGCCGTACCCTGCACCGGCACCCCGAGCAGGGCCTGCACCTGCCGAAAACCCAGGCCGCGATCGAGCGCGCGCTCGACGGCCTGCCGCTGGAGATCACCCGCGGCAAGTCGACCACCGCGCTGACCGCGGTACTGCGCGGCGCGCGCCCCGGTCCGTCGGTGCTGCTGCGCGGGGACATGGACGCGCTTCCACTCACCGAGGACACCGGACTCGAGTACGCCTCCGAGGTCGAGGGCACCATGCACGCCTGCGGCCACGACACCCACGTGGCGATGCTGGCTTCGGCGGCGCACCTGCTCGCCGACCGCAGGGAGGACCTGGCCGGTTCGGTCGTGTTCATGTTCCAGCCCGGCGAAGAGGGGTACCACGGCGCTCGCCACATGATCCACGAAGGCGTGCTGGACGCGGCAGGCGAGCAGGTCAGCGCCGCCTTCGCGCTGCACACCTACGCGAACGCGGAATCCGGGCGGATCCTCACCCGGCACGGCCCGATCCTCGCTTCGGCGGACAGCTTCCTGGTCCGGGTGACCGGCAAGGGCGGCCACGGTTCGGCCCCGTACCAAGCGCTCGACCCGGTGCCCGCCGCCGCGGCGATGGTCGGCGCGCTGCAGACGATGATCACCCGCCGGATCAGCGTGTTCGACCCGGCGGTGCTCTCGGTGACCCGTATCTCGGCGGGCACCACCACCAACATCATCCCGGAGACGGCCGAACTCGAAGGCACCATCCGGACGCTCTCGGAACGCACCCGCGCGCTCGTGCGCGCCGAACTGCCGAAGGTCTGCGAGAGCATCGGTGCCGCGCACGGGTGCCGGGTGATGGTGGACATCGAGCCCGGATATCCGGTCACCGCCAACGATCCCGGGCAGGCGGACCTGGTGACGTCGCTGGCCGAGGAGGTGCTCGGCGTGCAGTACGCCCAGCCGATGCCGGAGCCGGTCATGGGTGCCGAGGACTTCTCCTATGTGCTGCAACGGGTTCCGGGCGCCTTCGCGTTCATCGGGGCCTGCCCGCCGGAGACCTCTTTGGACGACGTCGCGCCGAACCACTCGAACCGCGTTCAGTACCACGAGGACGCGATGGTGAACGGCGTGGCGATGCACGCGGCGTTCGCGCTCGCGCACCTGGGCGGCTGA
- a CDS encoding tRNA adenosine deaminase-associated protein: protein MAGQEAITGFAVAVVREDGRWRCSQLDTGALAELDAAITELAKMRSTGAVFGLLAVDDEFFVIVRPSPRGASLLLSDAAAALDYDIAADVLDLLRVDPPEEDDDAIWPEGDLEILADFGLPGAELQVIVGEVDRYPDEQLLMIAQRCGFGDEFAKLLDEV, encoded by the coding sequence ATGGCGGGGCAGGAGGCGATCACCGGGTTCGCGGTGGCCGTGGTGCGCGAGGACGGCCGTTGGCGTTGCTCGCAGCTGGACACCGGGGCACTGGCGGAGCTGGACGCCGCGATCACCGAGTTGGCGAAGATGCGGTCCACCGGAGCCGTGTTCGGCCTGCTGGCGGTCGACGACGAGTTCTTCGTGATCGTGCGGCCGAGCCCGCGCGGCGCGTCGTTGCTGCTCTCGGACGCCGCGGCGGCACTGGACTACGACATCGCGGCCGACGTGCTCGACCTGCTGCGGGTGGATCCACCCGAGGAGGACGACGACGCCATCTGGCCGGAGGGCGACCTGGAGATCCTCGCCGACTTCGGCCTGCCGGGCGCCGAGTTGCAGGTGATCGTCGGTGAGGTGGACCGGTACCCGGACGAGCAGCTGCTGATGATCGCGCAGCGCTGCGGCTTCGGCGACGAGTTCGCGAAGCTGCTCGACGAAGTGTGA
- a CDS encoding nucleoside deaminase has product MRFEPLVRDAIGVAREAFVTGDVPIGAVVFAPDGSVLARARNAREELGDPTAHAEILALRAAARVFGDGWRLDGCTLAVTVEPCTMCAGALVLSRVSRLVFGAWEPRTGAVGSLWDVVRDPRLNHRPEVYGGVLEAECAGLLAEFFTGRRAHPGE; this is encoded by the coding sequence ATGCGGTTCGAACCGCTTGTGCGCGACGCCATCGGGGTGGCGCGTGAGGCGTTCGTCACCGGTGATGTGCCGATCGGCGCGGTGGTCTTCGCCCCGGACGGTTCGGTGCTGGCCCGCGCGCGGAACGCCCGTGAAGAACTCGGCGACCCGACGGCGCACGCGGAAATCCTGGCCCTGCGTGCCGCGGCTCGCGTTTTCGGCGACGGCTGGCGCCTGGACGGTTGCACCCTGGCGGTGACGGTCGAGCCGTGCACCATGTGCGCCGGCGCGTTGGTCCTTTCGAGGGTGTCGCGATTGGTCTTCGGCGCGTGGGAGCCGCGGACGGGCGCGGTCGGTTCGCTGTGGGACGTGGTGCGGGATCCGCGGTTGAACCACCGCCCGGAGGTGTACGGCGGGGTGCTGGAGGCGGAGTGCGCGGGGCTGCTGGCCGAGTTCTTCACCGGACGGCGCGCTCACCCCGGGGAGTGA
- a CDS encoding CsbD family protein translates to MSLADKAKDKAQQAMGAAKEKLGRATDNEDLRDSGKADQTEGEVKEAGHDLRDKAKGAVQDLKRDQ, encoded by the coding sequence ATGAGCCTCGCGGACAAGGCCAAGGACAAGGCCCAGCAGGCGATGGGCGCGGCGAAGGAGAAGCTCGGGCGCGCCACCGACAACGAGGACCTGCGCGACTCGGGCAAGGCCGACCAGACCGAGGGCGAGGTCAAGGAAGCAGGCCACGACCTCCGGGACAAGGCCAAGGGTGCCGTGCAGGACCTGAAGCGGGACCAGTGA
- a CDS encoding alpha/beta fold hydrolase encodes MPAVSHRQLEVDGITTFYRECGPADAPVVLLPHGYPSSSFQYRALLPALGDRWRLIAPDQPGFGYSATPDPGEFAYTFDAHAQHLRRFTEELGLRRYVIYLQDYGSQFGLRLAMTEPERVAGLIIQNGDIYPDEHGPKYAPLKRYWNNPTPEGREEIAAAVSEAGFRGEFQGELPEHLVDQVSPDLWTHSWALVERTPARRDHLITLLTDQGSTVPWFARQQAYLREQRPPTLIAWGPHDGYMPAPAAEAYLRDLPDAELHLLDGGHWLLETHLSEVAALIRDFLSRVHDS; translated from the coding sequence ATGCCTGCCGTCAGCCATCGCCAGCTCGAAGTCGACGGAATCACCACGTTCTACCGGGAATGCGGCCCGGCGGACGCACCGGTGGTGTTGCTACCGCACGGATATCCGTCCTCGTCGTTCCAGTACCGCGCCCTGCTGCCGGCACTCGGTGATCGGTGGCGACTGATCGCGCCGGACCAGCCTGGTTTCGGTTACAGCGCCACGCCCGATCCCGGCGAATTCGCTTACACCTTCGACGCGCACGCCCAGCACCTGCGCCGCTTCACCGAGGAACTCGGCCTGCGTCGTTACGTGATCTATCTGCAGGACTACGGTTCGCAGTTCGGTCTCCGGCTGGCGATGACCGAGCCGGAGCGGGTCGCCGGGCTGATCATCCAGAACGGCGACATCTATCCCGACGAGCACGGTCCGAAGTACGCACCGCTCAAGCGCTACTGGAACAACCCGACGCCGGAGGGCCGCGAGGAGATCGCCGCCGCGGTGAGCGAGGCCGGCTTCCGCGGCGAGTTCCAGGGTGAACTTCCCGAGCACCTGGTCGACCAGGTCAGTCCCGATCTGTGGACGCACTCGTGGGCGCTGGTCGAGCGCACGCCCGCCCGGCGTGACCACCTGATCACCCTGCTCACCGATCAGGGTTCGACCGTGCCGTGGTTCGCGCGGCAGCAGGCGTACCTGCGGGAACAGCGCCCGCCCACACTGATCGCATGGGGCCCGCACGACGGCTACATGCCCGCGCCGGCCGCGGAGGCCTACCTGCGGGATCTGCCGGATGCGGAACTGCACCTGCTCGATGGCGGACATTGGTTGCTGGAGACGCATTTGAGCGAGGTGGCCGCCCTGATCCGGGATTTCCTGAGCCGCGTGCACGATTCCTGA
- the mptB gene encoding polyprenol phosphomannose-dependent alpha 1,6 mannosyltransferase MptB, whose protein sequence is MLRADQLRWTGFAGVLLLLVVTALIKGPVLAVGIAGMGLLVLSWFLLGRDVPDSRWLRWTLVLWTAPLLAAPPLFSGDLHSYLAQGEIASRGLDPYTVGPAEGLGAASAMTERVSGYWRDSPSPYGPLFTEFQQWIAGIVGENPVAGLLAHRFVEIAGLILIVWATPRLARAAGVAERVALWLGVLNPLVLWHFVAGVHNDSLMLGLMLAGTALALDALGERVEWARLTWGVVLVAAGALVKLPAIVALAVIGTALARRYGATFGRLVLWGGAMVLAMAFVATAVSVGTGFGFGWLRTLGTSGSVNSWMAPTNWFGFLTGGIGSLFGASITQTMIGVGKVIGYAVIVVGVGFVIHRQLTGRLAPVLALGAMLGFVVVFGPVVQPWYVLWAAIPLAACLPAGRPRTWLTLGLALFSVLLPPSSGNVVGLIVGYAGGAVVVGVGYLLLTRSARPAAAPETTLNQSTLDNSSGG, encoded by the coding sequence ATGCTCCGGGCTGATCAACTCCGCTGGACCGGGTTCGCGGGCGTGCTGCTGCTGCTGGTGGTGACCGCGCTGATCAAGGGCCCGGTGCTGGCGGTCGGCATCGCCGGGATGGGCCTGCTGGTGCTGTCCTGGTTCCTGCTCGGCCGCGACGTGCCCGACTCGCGGTGGCTGCGGTGGACGCTGGTGCTGTGGACCGCGCCGCTGCTGGCCGCGCCGCCCCTGTTCAGCGGGGATCTGCACAGCTACCTGGCACAGGGTGAGATCGCGTCGCGCGGGCTCGACCCGTACACCGTCGGCCCGGCGGAAGGCCTCGGCGCGGCGTCGGCGATGACCGAGCGCGTGAGCGGTTACTGGCGCGACTCGCCGTCGCCGTACGGGCCGTTGTTCACCGAGTTCCAGCAGTGGATCGCCGGGATCGTCGGCGAGAACCCGGTCGCGGGACTGCTGGCGCACCGGTTCGTCGAGATCGCCGGGCTGATCCTGATCGTCTGGGCGACTCCACGCCTGGCCAGGGCGGCCGGGGTGGCCGAACGGGTGGCGCTGTGGCTCGGCGTGCTGAACCCGCTGGTGCTGTGGCACTTCGTGGCCGGGGTGCACAACGATTCGCTGATGCTGGGCCTCATGCTGGCCGGCACCGCGCTCGCGCTGGACGCACTGGGCGAGCGCGTCGAATGGGCGCGGTTGACCTGGGGCGTGGTCCTGGTGGCGGCCGGTGCTTTGGTGAAGCTGCCCGCCATCGTCGCTTTGGCGGTGATCGGCACGGCGCTGGCCAGGCGTTACGGCGCCACTTTCGGCCGGTTGGTGCTGTGGGGCGGCGCGATGGTGCTGGCGATGGCCTTCGTGGCCACCGCGGTTTCCGTCGGCACCGGCTTCGGCTTCGGCTGGCTGCGGACGCTGGGCACGTCGGGCTCGGTGAACAGCTGGATGGCCCCGACGAACTGGTTCGGCTTCCTGACCGGGGGCATCGGTTCGCTGTTCGGCGCGAGCATCACGCAGACGATGATCGGCGTCGGCAAGGTGATCGGTTACGCCGTGATCGTGGTCGGCGTGGGTTTTGTGATCCACCGCCAGCTGACCGGCCGGTTGGCCCCTGTCCTCGCGTTGGGCGCGATGCTCGGCTTCGTTGTGGTTTTCGGCCCGGTGGTGCAGCCGTGGTACGTGCTGTGGGCGGCGATCCCGCTGGCCGCTTGCCTGCCCGCCGGTCGTCCGCGGACCTGGCTCACCCTGGGACTGGCGTTGTTCTCGGTCCTCCTGCCGCCGTCCTCGGGAAACGTGGTCGGACTGATCGTCGGCTACGCCGGCGGCGCGGTGGTCGTCGGTGTCGGATACCTGCTGCTGACCCGTTCCGCCCGTCCCGCGGCAGCACCGGAAACCACCCTGAATCAGTCCACTTTGGACAACTCCAGCGGTGGCTGA
- a CDS encoding IniB N-terminal domain-containing protein, protein MSHQDVTLHDFVLNLLTDDAARSAFAADPTAVLSDAGLGDVTAQDVQEVLPLVADQAGLPTTDLLGALPTDGAGDVVQTLEFFAHQVTGQVAPVLGDFASATQSQDGAFANSFGFANELLTGGSAIAADGTEFAASQGVGTALGDLGLATAGGSEGLAGSLGFGNDSLAAQGATAVGLDGLAASGGVGTDAVGAGLAAAGGLDGVSASTGLGAGVVGGDAALAASTQGAGVEGGLDTPLGEFGVGIGADLTGGDPTEALNVSVDSPLGSFGLDDVTSALPVNLDDVTSALPTDLPAQLPAADSALGSFGLDSLGGLTSALPVDLPTDLSALPTELPSELPVDLPVANELPAVGEITDTVGDVTGTVTGAVQDSPVGGLVDSTPVGDLAPQVGNLPVVGDLTDGLGL, encoded by the coding sequence TTGTCTCACCAGGACGTGACCCTGCACGACTTCGTGCTCAACCTGCTGACCGACGACGCTGCCCGGTCCGCCTTCGCCGCCGACCCCACCGCCGTGCTGAGCGACGCCGGCCTGGGTGACGTCACCGCGCAGGACGTGCAGGAGGTGCTGCCGCTGGTCGCCGACCAGGCCGGCCTGCCGACCACCGACCTGCTCGGCGCGCTGCCGACCGACGGGGCCGGGGACGTCGTGCAGACCCTCGAGTTCTTCGCCCACCAGGTGACCGGCCAGGTCGCCCCGGTGCTGGGTGACTTCGCCTCGGCCACCCAGTCCCAGGACGGCGCCTTCGCCAACAGCTTCGGCTTCGCCAACGAGCTCCTCACCGGCGGCAGCGCCATCGCCGCCGACGGCACCGAGTTCGCCGCCAGCCAGGGCGTGGGCACCGCCCTCGGCGACCTGGGCCTGGCCACCGCCGGTGGCTCCGAGGGTCTGGCCGGCAGCCTCGGCTTCGGCAACGACAGCCTCGCCGCCCAGGGTGCGACCGCGGTCGGCCTGGACGGCCTCGCCGCCAGCGGTGGCGTCGGCACCGACGCCGTCGGTGCGGGCCTGGCCGCGGCCGGTGGCCTCGACGGTGTCTCCGCCAGCACCGGCCTCGGCGCCGGCGTGGTCGGTGGCGACGCCGCGCTCGCCGCCAGCACCCAGGGTGCGGGCGTCGAGGGTGGCCTGGACACCCCGCTCGGCGAGTTCGGCGTGGGCATCGGCGCGGACCTGACCGGTGGCGACCCGACCGAGGCGCTGAACGTTTCGGTCGACTCCCCGCTGGGCTCGTTCGGCCTGGACGACGTCACCTCGGCCCTGCCGGTCAACCTGGACGACGTCACCTCGGCGCTGCCGACCGACCTCCCGGCCCAGCTGCCCGCGGCGGACTCCGCCCTGGGCTCGTTCGGCCTCGACAGCCTCGGCGGCCTGACCTCGGCGCTGCCGGTGGACCTGCCGACCGACCTGTCGGCGCTGCCCACGGAGCTGCCCTCCGAGCTGCCCGTCGACCTCCCGGTGGCCAACGAGCTGCCCGCGGTCGGCGAGATCACCGACACCGTCGGCGACGTGACCGGCACCGTGACCGGTGCGGTGCAGGACAGCCCGGTCGGCGGCCTGGTCGACAGCACCCCGGTGGGCGACCTGGCCCCGCAGGTGGGCAACCTGCCGGTGGTCGGCGACCTCACCGACGGCCTCGGCCTCTAA
- a CDS encoding endonuclease/exonuclease/phosphatase family protein, with protein MRVTSLRRRRTVAATTAGAVAVSLAVTLAPAALAVPSPDAVIAEVYGGGGNSGATLTSDFIELATASTAVPLDGWSVQYLPASANPSSQWQVTPLGGSLQPGGRYLVAEASGAGGTTPLPAADATGTIAMAATAGTVALVNSTERLTCRTVADCAADSRVRDLVGYGSAVVREGTAAAATANGTSSARATLNDTDNNSADFATGEPTPVNSKGETPGGSDPGTPARIHQIQGTTRLSPFDGKKVSDVTGVVTALRTFGSARGFWLTDPDPDDDPRTSEGLFVFTGSTTPAVKVGDAVSAAGTVKEFYPDNPASSNHQSLTELTSAQWTVTSSGNALPAPTVAGPDTVPDALVAQPGGSIEGLDLDPAKYSLDFWEAHESEIVQVSDARIVGRSTQYNELYVTTKPQENATARGGSAYLGYDRPNTGVLKIESLIPFAERPFPRANTGDVLTGLTAGPVEYDSFGGYTLFATALGEVKDNGLVRETTRKQRTGELAVATYNVENLSAADEQSKFDALADGVVTHLASPDVVTLEEIQDNNGAEAEGDGVVAADQTLKRFTDAIAAKGGPRYEWRQIDPQDVRDGGEPGGNIRVGFLFNPARVSFVDRPGGDATTPVGVEKERGKAKLTVSPGRVDPANAAWANSRKPLAGEFVFQGRKVFVVANHFASKGGDQPTHGRYQPPARGSETQRLQQAEVLRGFVDQLLAADRNANVVVAGDLNDFPFSASVRKLTSGGALEALIDTLPENERYSYVFEGNSQVLDHILASRAPRGVDYDVVHINAEFAEQASDHDPQVVRFRPGSGNAVQDGIFDLLDWLEQILAKKPGV; from the coding sequence ATGCGGGTGACCTCGCTCCGACGCAGACGAACCGTGGCGGCCACCACCGCCGGTGCGGTGGCCGTCTCCCTTGCCGTCACGCTCGCCCCCGCCGCGCTGGCCGTGCCCAGCCCGGACGCGGTGATTGCCGAAGTCTACGGGGGTGGCGGTAACTCCGGAGCCACGCTGACCTCGGACTTCATCGAGCTGGCCACCGCGTCGACCGCGGTTCCGCTGGACGGCTGGAGCGTGCAGTACCTGCCTGCCTCGGCGAACCCGTCCAGCCAGTGGCAGGTCACCCCGCTGGGTGGCAGCCTCCAGCCGGGCGGCCGGTACCTGGTCGCCGAGGCCAGCGGTGCCGGGGGCACGACGCCGCTGCCCGCCGCCGACGCGACCGGCACCATCGCGATGGCCGCCACCGCGGGCACCGTGGCGCTGGTCAACAGCACCGAGCGGCTGACCTGCCGCACGGTCGCCGACTGCGCGGCCGACTCACGCGTCCGCGACCTCGTCGGGTACGGCTCGGCCGTGGTCCGCGAGGGCACCGCCGCCGCGGCGACCGCGAACGGGACTTCCTCGGCGCGCGCGACGCTCAACGACACCGACAACAACTCGGCCGACTTCGCCACCGGCGAGCCGACCCCGGTGAACAGCAAGGGCGAGACCCCCGGCGGCTCGGACCCCGGCACGCCCGCGCGGATCCACCAGATCCAGGGCACCACACGCCTTTCGCCGTTCGACGGCAAGAAGGTCAGCGACGTCACCGGCGTGGTGACCGCGTTGCGCACCTTCGGCAGCGCCCGCGGTTTCTGGCTGACCGACCCCGACCCGGACGACGACCCGCGCACCAGCGAAGGCCTCTTCGTCTTCACCGGCAGCACCACGCCCGCGGTCAAGGTGGGTGACGCGGTGAGCGCGGCGGGCACGGTCAAGGAGTTCTACCCGGACAACCCGGCCAGCTCGAACCACCAGTCGCTGACCGAGCTGACCAGTGCACAGTGGACGGTCACGTCGAGCGGCAACGCGCTGCCCGCGCCGACGGTCGCCGGTCCGGACACCGTGCCGGACGCGCTGGTCGCGCAGCCGGGCGGTTCCATCGAGGGCCTCGACCTGGACCCCGCCAAGTACTCGCTGGACTTCTGGGAAGCACACGAGAGCGAGATCGTGCAGGTCTCGGACGCGCGGATCGTCGGGCGCAGCACCCAGTACAACGAGCTGTACGTGACCACCAAGCCCCAGGAGAACGCGACCGCCCGCGGTGGCAGCGCCTACCTCGGCTACGACCGGCCGAACACCGGCGTGCTCAAGATCGAGTCGCTGATCCCGTTCGCGGAGCGGCCGTTCCCGCGGGCCAACACCGGTGACGTGCTTACCGGGCTGACCGCCGGGCCGGTGGAGTACGACAGCTTCGGCGGGTACACGCTGTTCGCCACCGCGCTCGGTGAGGTCAAGGACAACGGCCTGGTCCGCGAAACCACGCGCAAGCAGCGCACCGGTGAGCTGGCGGTGGCCACCTACAACGTGGAGAACCTGTCCGCGGCCGACGAGCAGTCGAAGTTCGACGCGCTGGCCGACGGTGTCGTGACGCACCTGGCGTCGCCGGACGTGGTGACCCTGGAGGAGATCCAGGACAACAACGGTGCCGAGGCCGAGGGTGACGGCGTGGTCGCCGCCGACCAGACGCTCAAGCGGTTCACCGACGCCATCGCGGCGAAGGGCGGCCCGCGCTACGAGTGGCGCCAGATCGACCCGCAGGACGTTCGCGACGGTGGTGAGCCGGGCGGCAACATCCGCGTCGGCTTCCTGTTCAACCCGGCTCGCGTGTCCTTTGTGGACCGGCCTGGCGGCGACGCGACCACTCCGGTCGGCGTGGAGAAGGAGCGCGGCAAGGCCAAGCTGACCGTGTCGCCCGGACGCGTCGACCCGGCCAACGCGGCCTGGGCGAACAGCCGCAAGCCGCTCGCCGGTGAGTTCGTCTTCCAGGGGCGCAAGGTTTTTGTGGTGGCCAACCACTTCGCCTCCAAGGGCGGTGACCAGCCGACCCACGGCCGGTACCAGCCGCCGGCGCGCGGTTCGGAGACCCAGCGGCTCCAGCAGGCGGAGGTGCTGCGCGGGTTCGTCGACCAGTTGCTGGCCGCGGACCGCAACGCGAACGTGGTGGTCGCGGGCGACCTGAACGACTTCCCGTTCTCAGCGTCGGTGCGGAAGCTGACCTCGGGTGGTGCGCTCGAGGCGCTGATCGACACGCTGCCGGAGAACGAGCGGTACAGCTACGTGTTCGAGGGCAACTCGCAGGTGCTGGACCACATCCTGGCCTCGCGGGCACCGCGCGGCGTCGACTACGACGTGGTGCACATCAACGCCGAGTTCGCCGAGCAGGCCAGCGATCACGACCCGCAGGTGGTCAGGTTCCGGCCGGGCAGCGGAAACGCCGTGCAGGACGGCATCTTCGACCTGCTCGACTGGCTCGAGCAGATCCTCGCGAAGAAGCCAGGCGTTTAG